A region of the Thermococcus sp. genome:
ATGATATACGTCAAGGTCTATCGCGTTCAGGGGGAGGTTCTTCTCGCGGCGTGTGATGAAGAACTGCTCGGAAAGACCTTCCGCGAGGGTGAGCTGAAGCTTGAGGTAAAGGAGCGCTTTTATAAGGGCGAACTCGTTGAGGAGGAAAAGCTCGAAGAACTTCTGGAGGAAGCGACGATAGCCAACCTAACAGGTGAAAGGTGCGTTTCAAAGGCCATCGAGCTTGGCTATGTGAATCCTGAGAGGGTTCTTAGGATTGAGGGCGTTCCCCACGCCCAGATGGCGAAGATGTTCTTCTGAAGATTTTTAAGCTCTCTTTGGGTTCTTTCTCTGGTGGGAGCATGAGCGAGAGGTTCTGTTACAGATGTGGAATAAGCGAGAGTGAGGGAGGTCCTCTCATCGGAGGACTCTGTCAGGTCTGCTACCGCAAGGAAAATCCCGTCCTGCTGATTGGCGACGAAATTAACACCGAGCTCTGTCAAAACTGTGGAAGCTACAAGAAGAGGGGCATCTGGGTTGACCCCAAGAGCTACGAACTCGAGGAGCTCATCTTCGAGGTAGCAGAGAACGCCCTGCTGGAAGAGCTTGAGGATTCCTTCAGCGACGAAATACGGGAGTACGAGGTTCTACCCTCTGATGAGCTTGAGGAAATAGACGACCTTCCAGTCGGCAGGGCAGTTGTTTCCTTTGAGCCGGTTGACTTCCACATCGAGCACTTCCCTGCGATAATCGTCTATAAAGTCCGGGTCAAGGCAAGGACTCACGAGCTCCAGAGGGAACTCCACGATGAAAAGAAAACCGTTACCGTCTACGTCCGCCAGACGGTCTGTCCACGCTGTCAAAAGTTCCTCGGTGGCTACTTTGAGGCGATTCTTCAAGTTAGGGCTGAGGGCAGGCCCCTGAGCGATGAGGAGAGGAAGGCGATAGGAAAGCTCGTGGAGGAGAAGGTTGACGAGATAATGCAGAAGGACAGGATGGGCTTCATCCAGGACACAATAGAGAAGGAGGAGGGCCTTGACTTCTACATGGGTTCTACCTCAAGCGCCAGGAAGATAGCCCAGGCCATAAAGGAGCGCTTTGGTGGGACGATAAGCGAGGCCTACGAGCTCGTGGGCATGGACAGGCAGACGAGCAGGGAAGTTTACCGGACGAGTGTGAGTGTGAGGATTCCGAAGTTCAGAAAGGGAGACATAGTTTCCGACAGGAAGGGGAACGTCTACGAGGTGGAGAGGGTTGATGGGAAGGGATTAACGCTTAGGAACCTTGAGAACTGGGAGAACGAGCACCTCGACTGGAAGACAGCCAAAAGAGAGCAGGTTGATACCGTGGAGCACGAGGAGACCGAGGCGATGGTAACGAGCGTAACTCCCGGTGAGGTTCAGCTCATGGACATGGGTAACTACGAGACATACGAGCTCAACAGACCTCCCTTCGAGGTTAGCGAGGGAGAGGTTTACAGTATAGTCCGCGTCGGAAAGAGGAGGTACTTTAGGGGCAGGAAGTGACGCTTCTGCCCACCAAACTTTTTAACCGAAGGTTTTGAACCCTTCTCGGTGATGGGAATGAAGAGGGTAGTTATCATCGGTGGCGGAGCCGCTGGAATGAGCACCGCATCCCGGGTCAAGAGGCTCAAGCCCGAGTGGGACGTCAAGGTTTTCGAGGCAACCGAATGGGTCAGCCATGCACCCTGTGGTATTCCATACGTGGTCGAGGGAATTTCCCCGACCGAGAAGCTGATGCATTATCCGCCGGAGGTCTTTATCAAGAAACGCGGTATAGACCTGCACCTCAAGGCAGAGGTCATTGAAGTTGAGCAGGGCAACGTTCGCGTTAGGGAGGAAGACGGCGAGCACACCTACGAGTGGGACTACCTGGTTTTCGCAAACGGAGCTTCCCCGAGGGTTCCGGCAGTTGAAGGAATAGACCTCCCGGGTGTCTTTAAGGCGGACCTTCCTCCAGATGCCGTTGCCATAAAGGAATATATGGAGAAGAACGCCGTTGAGAACGTTGTCATCATAGGTGGCGGCTACATAGGCGTTGAGATGGCGGAGGCTTTCTCAGCTCAGGGGAAGAATGTCACGCTCATAGAGCGTGGAGAGCGCGTAATGAAGAGGGCCTTCGACAAGGAAATCACTGACGTGTTGGAGGAAGAGATGAGGAAGAGAATAAACCTCCGCACCGAGGAAATCCTGATGCGCATCGAGGGAAAAGAACGCGTTGAGAAGGTAATCACTGACGCAGGCGAGTACAAAGCCGACCTCGTAATTCTCGCCACTGGAATCAAGCCCAACGTCGAACTGGCCAAACAGATTGGAGTCAGGATAGGCGAGACAGGGGCGATATGGACGAACGAGAGGATGGAAACGAGCGTGGAGAACGTTTATGCAGCGGGAGACGTTGCTGAGACAAAGCACCTCATAACCGGGAGGCGTGTCTGGATTCCCCTCGCTCCGGCCGGAAACAAGATGGGCTACGTTGCGGGAAGCAACATAGCGGGCAAAGAGCTCCACTTTCCCGGCGTCCTTGGAACGAGCGTGACAAAGTTCTTCGAAGTTGAAATAGGTAAGACTGGCCTGACTGAGGCTGAGGCAATTAAGGAAGGCTATGACGTCAGGACGGCCTTCATCAAAGCGAGCACGAGGCCCCACTATTACCCCGGTGCAAAACCAATATGGCTGAAGGGCGTTGTTGACAACGAGACCAACAGGCTCCTCGGCGTTCAAGCGGTCGGTGGCGAAATCCTTCCGAGGATAGACACCGCCGCGGCGATGCTAACGGCTGGTTTCACAACGAAGGACGCCTTCTTCACGGACTTAGCTTACGCACCACCCTTCGCTCCTGTCTGGGACCCGCTCATAGTCCTCGCTAGGGTCCTCAAGTTCTAACCCTTTTACTTTCTTCTCAAAAGTGCCACGCTACCCCAGATGAGCGCCAGACCAAGTCCAAAGGTGGCTGAGAACCCAACTGTTGATACTAGGGGACCTCCGATGGCGCTTCCGGCTATGTATCCGGCGGAGCTCACCACGTTGTAAGTCCCCATGGCGCTCCCCTTTTCTTTCTCACCAGCTTTTTCCCCAACGATTGACGTTGAAGAGAGCCCTATGAATGTCCATGAATAACCAGCTAGGATGTAGGAAACAAACACTAGGGGGAGCATCACCTCCTGGAGGGTAACCGCGGTCATTGCCGCAACGAAGGCACCAGCCCTTAGAACAAGACCCTTTCGAAGGATGGCCTCTTTGTTGCCCATCGCGTTTCCCACGCGAGTGTAGTTGAAGGCCGAAACCGCGGAGTTGGCAATCAGCGCCAGATAAACCACTTCCCTGCCGTACCCCTCACCGGTAAGAAGAACCGGCATCTGGGGGAAGTAGAGTCCTGCCGCTATCCAGAAGAACAGGAGGGCGAGGTAGAATCCTCTAAGGTTCGATGGAAGGCTGAAATTGGTGTGGAGCATGAAACTTGGAAAGTAGCGAGCCTTTTCGACGACGTAGTTTCCAAAAGCCCTTATAGCCCCTCTATTGATGTAAACCGGCACTTCCCTTATCATTCTTTGTGCCATCACAACCGAGGGAGCCCCCATTATGGCAAAGGCAATGAAAAGCTGGGGAACAGTGAGGTATTTTGAAAGTCCGAACCCAATGAGCAGACCGAAGGCCCATCCCCAGCCACTTATCTCGTTGAACTTTCCTATACCATAGTCCCAGCGGTGCTTTCTAAGGCTCCTTAGCACCAGGGCTATCGGTACCGACAGGGTTGACGCCAGAAAGAAGGCGTAGGCGGTGTTTACTGCGATGAGCTGGGCAGGGGTTTTTGAGAGAACCATAAGAGGAAGGAACAGCGGGACGCTTGCGAAGCCAAGCAGTATGAACGGTTTCCTTCTCAGGGTTCTGTCGCTCAGCCTTCCCCAGAAGAGTGCCCCGAGCATTGAAGCTAAACTCGCGAGGGCAAAAGCCATGCCCACAGTTGAAGCACTCCCCCCAAGCTCAAGGAGGTAGAGGCTAACCAGAGCGGAGCTACCACCGGTAGCTATTTTGAAGGGAACGAAGGAGTAAAACCACTCCGGAACCCCGGGTATCCTGCTGTACCTGTTTGAGACCGATGCGTTCCTCACAGCAATGGCAACCCTCTGGCTCATGACATCACCTTAGGGGTGCCGGCAAGACGGGGTGGTTTAAAAAGGTTCGTGGCGTGAAAAGGATTTCGATGCACTAATGTGTTCGTTGAGATCAAAAGGTTTAAAAAATGTTACATATGCAATAGCAAATCATGGAGCAAAAAATTGTAATTGCCTTCATACTATGTGCAATCTTCGTGGCGTTACCGTTCGCGGTCAGCTACGCGGAGAACCACGTTGGCTCTCAATCCGTGGAATTGCCCTCTACCACTACCTCAAACCCCACTAACGGTGTCTACTACGTTGGCTTTGCGATGTCTCACGAGGGAGACGACGTGCTCTACGTTGTTCCAGCTCAGGCCTATGTTGAAAAGCCCGGGGCACTCGTTACCGTCAACGTTACTGTTAAGTTCAAGCACGCCCAGCCGTGTCCATATTCCGACTGGAGGATAACAGTGGAAAATCCGAAAAACGTTGAAGTCGTAAACGAAACAAAAACCGAACTGAAAGACTCCTATACCGCTTTCAAATGGTACACAGTCAAAGTCCTCGGCAACGGTAGCCTCGACATAGTATACCACTACGGCTCAGGATGTCCCTATGGAACCGAGGAGAGAGTCACGATTAAGTTCTATATAGGAACCCCAAACGAGAATGTGCTTAATCAAAGTGCTTCATCTCCCGAGGAAGTTCTCAACACGACCTCCCTTAACGTGACCGGGACTGTAAAGGCGGTTAACCTAGCCTTGAGGGCGGTTGTGGTTGAGAACTACACGATTGAGATTAGGGGCCGCTGGACGGGCCGAACAACGAGAGCTTAACCTGGCGCGATATGCTGGTCCTCTTGAAGCCCGGCGAGAGGGTTACCATCCTCGCCAGCGAGGAAGACGGTTCACTGAGGGCCGATGTTATAGTCATCAACGGAAAAACCTACAGGAAGGGATGATTAATGAGGTGCAACCTGAGAATGTGCGTTTCACTGCTCCTCTTTTTCCTCTGGCTCATCACAGGGATAACAGGCACGATACTCCTCACAGGTCCTCTAACGTCAAAGCTCGGTTACCCACTGCCCGTCTCCACAGCAGATACTCTCCACATCTACCTTGGCTTCGCCTTCTTCGGCCTCTCGATAGTCCACGTGGCCCTCAACTGGAGCGCCCTGAAGACCTACTTCAGGAACCTCGCCCGCTAAGCTTATACGCCTTTAGGTCAACCTAATTCCGGTGATGCTATGCTCGCCTTTGGACCGGTTCCATCGAGGAGGCTAGGCAAAAGCCTTGGGGTCAACAACATTCCCGACAAGGTCTGCAGTTACGCCTGCGTTTACTGTCAGATTGGCAGAACCCTGAGTATGGAAATTGAAAGAAGACCTTTTTACGAGCCCGAGTTCATATTCGAGGAGGTCTCCAAGAAAGTTGGGGAAACGAAAGCGAGGGGCGAGGAGATTGACTACATCACCTTCGTCCCGGACGGCGAGCCCACCCTCGACGTCAACCTCGGCCTCGAGGTCGAGCTCCTGCGCGAGCTGGAGATTCCCCTCGCGATACTCACGAACTCGTCCCTCATATGGCGCGAGGACGTTAGAAACGACCTTTTGGCGTTCGACTTCGTCTCCCTCAAGCTCGACGCGGTCAGCGAGTCCCTGTGGAGGAGGATTGACCGGCCCCACAAGAGCCTGAACCTCGAGAGAATCCTCGACGGGATGCTTGCATTCAGGGACGACTTCAATGGAACGGTTGTCACTGAGACCATGCTAATCAACGTTAATTATGGCGACGAGCTCGAGAGGATAGCGGACTTTCTGGCGGAGCTTAAACCGGACAGGGCCTACATAGCGATTCCGACGAGGCCTCCGGCTGAAAAGTGGGTAGAACCCGCCGACGAAGAGATTATAAACCTTGCATATCAGCTCTTCAGCGAGCGCCTTGGCGAAAGGGTCGAGTATCTCATTGGCTACGAAGGCAATGCCTTCGCTTCGACGGGGAACGTGGTGGAGGACATACTGTCGATTACTGCAGTTCACCCCATGCGCGAGGAAGCTTTGAAGGAGCTCCTCAGGAAGAACAACGCCGACTGGAGTGTTGTTGAGGGGCTTTTGAGGGAAGGCAAACTCATACGCCTCAACTACCGCGGAGGGACGTTTTACATGAGGGCATTAAAAAGCAGAAAATCTTAATAGGTTTTTTCTCAAGTGAAAAACGATGTGCGAGTACACCTATGAAAATGGCAAAAAGTGTCGGCTTAAGCCCGTTGAGGGCTCCAAGTACTGTCCCCTTCATATTCCCTACGATGAGGGTGAGGCCTTACTCGGGGATAAAATCAAGGAGCTTAAAGCGGAGACATTTCAGCGTCGGTTAAAGATTGGTCAAAGTTACTTTGAGGGCGTTTACCTCTATGACGTGGCGGTTAAAGATTACAGAAGTGAGAGGATTCTCGTCTTCAAGAATTCCCAGATTAAAAGCCTTGTGATAGAGGATTCTAACTTCAAGGGGCTCATACTCCTCAACTCGAGTGTAGATAGGCTCATCCTGTTTCAGTCAACGGTTGAGGTTCTCCTCGTTAAGGGCTCAACCGTCTTTGGCCTCAACATTCTGCGCGTTGATTTCTCAAGCAACGTCTCGATTAGGGACTCGAGCGTGAAATACCTTATGATAAACTCAACTCAGTACGTTGGTGAGAAGGAAGAGGAAACCTATGGTGGAAAGAGCGCTAAGGGTCTAATCGAGCTCTTCAACCTCAGGGACATAAGGAGGATTGGAATCAACGCCCGCTATCCTCTTTTGAGGAAGATACTTGAGGAGCATGGAGTTAATGTCTCAGAGGCAGGTAGAAGGACTGTAAAGGTCCGCTCACTCGTAATTCGCGACGTTTCCTTCGACACAGCTCCAAGGTTCAAGAGACAGGTAAGGCTGTCAATAGCGGGTTTTTCGGGGAATCTCGTCCTTGAAAACCTCGACGTCTTCGGCCACGTGGAGATTAAATGGAGTCACCTGAGGAACCCAGAGTTCGTCCACGTTCTGATTCACAGCAACTTGATTATGAGGAAGTCTCAGATAGTCGTTAACTCCACATGGACAATGACGGTTCTTCCAAGCCTTCCCCTGGAGATGACCGTCGAGGGGTTCATGATAATCGAGGACTGCCGCTTCAACAACCCCTACGCTGAGGAAGTCTTCTACCGCCTTGCCAGAACGAGCTGGGAGCGTAGCGGGGATTTTGAAAGAGCCGACGGCTATTACTACCTTGAGATGGTCGCAAGGCGGAAGGCGAGGCTCAGGGCTAGACATAGGGGGATTAAGAAGCTTTTAAACAGCTTTGAGGTCGCCTTTGAGTGGTTGTTTGCTGACCTGACCTGCAAATATGGAACGGACTGGAAAAGACCCATCCTAATCTGGCTCTTTGCCGTTAACGTAATTTTCCCAGTTATGTTTTTCATGACTCAAAGCGTTCAGGGCCTCTCCAACCATCTAACGTTCCTCGACTATGAGTACTTCAGCATAGTTACTGCAACAACCCTCGGTTACGGCGACTACCACCCGATAGGCGTCGGCAGGGTTATAGCCTCAATCGAAGCCCTCTTCGGAATGTTCATGTGGGCAGTCTTCCTTACCGTCTTCGCGCGGAAGTACATGAGGTGAGGTTATGATTGGCCTTATAGTCAACCCCCTAGCCGGCATGGGCGGTAGAGTTGCCCTCAAGGGCACAGACGGTGTCGTTGATGAGGCCATCAGGAGGGGAGCCAGACCCGTTTCACCCGAGCTGGTCAGGCTGTTCCTAAGGGAACTTTCCCACTACGAGGAGGTCAAATCAATAACATTCCTTACAGGGCCGGGCCCCCTCGGGGAGGACTACCTGAGGGAGTTCGGCTTTAACTCCGAAGTAATTCCCTTGGAGGTTTGCTACCGCAATGTTGAGGGCGTTAAAATCCCTGACACAACGGCAGAACACACGAAAAGACTCGCCCGTGAGATGCTTGGAAAGGTTGAACTCATAGTCTTCGCCGGTGGGGACGGGACGGCCAGGG
Encoded here:
- a CDS encoding DUF424 domain-containing protein, with amino-acid sequence MIYVKVYRVQGEVLLAACDEELLGKTFREGELKLEVKERFYKGELVEEEKLEELLEEATIANLTGERCVSKAIELGYVNPERVLRIEGVPHAQMAKMFF
- a CDS encoding 60S ribosomal export protein NMD3, producing MSERFCYRCGISESEGGPLIGGLCQVCYRKENPVLLIGDEINTELCQNCGSYKKRGIWVDPKSYELEELIFEVAENALLEELEDSFSDEIREYEVLPSDELEEIDDLPVGRAVVSFEPVDFHIEHFPAIIVYKVRVKARTHELQRELHDEKKTVTVYVRQTVCPRCQKFLGGYFEAILQVRAEGRPLSDEERKAIGKLVEEKVDEIMQKDRMGFIQDTIEKEEGLDFYMGSTSSARKIAQAIKERFGGTISEAYELVGMDRQTSREVYRTSVSVRIPKFRKGDIVSDRKGNVYEVERVDGKGLTLRNLENWENEHLDWKTAKREQVDTVEHEETEAMVTSVTPGEVQLMDMGNYETYELNRPPFEVSEGEVYSIVRVGKRRYFRGRK
- the cdr gene encoding CoA-disulfide reductase gives rise to the protein MGMKRVVIIGGGAAGMSTASRVKRLKPEWDVKVFEATEWVSHAPCGIPYVVEGISPTEKLMHYPPEVFIKKRGIDLHLKAEVIEVEQGNVRVREEDGEHTYEWDYLVFANGASPRVPAVEGIDLPGVFKADLPPDAVAIKEYMEKNAVENVVIIGGGYIGVEMAEAFSAQGKNVTLIERGERVMKRAFDKEITDVLEEEMRKRINLRTEEILMRIEGKERVEKVITDAGEYKADLVILATGIKPNVELAKQIGVRIGETGAIWTNERMETSVENVYAAGDVAETKHLITGRRVWIPLAPAGNKMGYVAGSNIAGKELHFPGVLGTSVTKFFEVEIGKTGLTEAEAIKEGYDVRTAFIKASTRPHYYPGAKPIWLKGVVDNETNRLLGVQAVGGEILPRIDTAAAMLTAGFTTKDAFFTDLAYAPPFAPVWDPLIVLARVLKF
- a CDS encoding MFS transporter produces the protein MSQRVAIAVRNASVSNRYSRIPGVPEWFYSFVPFKIATGGSSALVSLYLLELGGSASTVGMAFALASLASMLGALFWGRLSDRTLRRKPFILLGFASVPLFLPLMVLSKTPAQLIAVNTAYAFFLASTLSVPIALVLRSLRKHRWDYGIGKFNEISGWGWAFGLLIGFGLSKYLTVPQLFIAFAIMGAPSVVMAQRMIREVPVYINRGAIRAFGNYVVEKARYFPSFMLHTNFSLPSNLRGFYLALLFFWIAAGLYFPQMPVLLTGEGYGREVVYLALIANSAVSAFNYTRVGNAMGNKEAILRKGLVLRAGAFVAAMTAVTLQEVMLPLVFVSYILAGYSWTFIGLSSTSIVGEKAGEKEKGSAMGTYNVVSSAGYIAGSAIGGPLVSTVGFSATFGLGLALIWGSVALLRRK
- a CDS encoding DUF4405 domain-containing protein, with amino-acid sequence MCVSLLLFFLWLITGITGTILLTGPLTSKLGYPLPVSTADTLHIYLGFAFFGLSIVHVALNWSALKTYFRNLAR
- a CDS encoding radical SAM protein produces the protein MLAFGPVPSRRLGKSLGVNNIPDKVCSYACVYCQIGRTLSMEIERRPFYEPEFIFEEVSKKVGETKARGEEIDYITFVPDGEPTLDVNLGLEVELLRELEIPLAILTNSSLIWREDVRNDLLAFDFVSLKLDAVSESLWRRIDRPHKSLNLERILDGMLAFRDDFNGTVVTETMLINVNYGDELERIADFLAELKPDRAYIAIPTRPPAEKWVEPADEEIINLAYQLFSERLGERVEYLIGYEGNAFASTGNVVEDILSITAVHPMREEALKELLRKNNADWSVVEGLLREGKLIRLNYRGGTFYMRALKSRKS
- a CDS encoding potassium channel family protein — encoded protein: MCEYTYENGKKCRLKPVEGSKYCPLHIPYDEGEALLGDKIKELKAETFQRRLKIGQSYFEGVYLYDVAVKDYRSERILVFKNSQIKSLVIEDSNFKGLILLNSSVDRLILFQSTVEVLLVKGSTVFGLNILRVDFSSNVSIRDSSVKYLMINSTQYVGEKEEETYGGKSAKGLIELFNLRDIRRIGINARYPLLRKILEEHGVNVSEAGRRTVKVRSLVIRDVSFDTAPRFKRQVRLSIAGFSGNLVLENLDVFGHVEIKWSHLRNPEFVHVLIHSNLIMRKSQIVVNSTWTMTVLPSLPLEMTVEGFMIIEDCRFNNPYAEEVFYRLARTSWERSGDFERADGYYYLEMVARRKARLRARHRGIKKLLNSFEVAFEWLFADLTCKYGTDWKRPILIWLFAVNVIFPVMFFMTQSVQGLSNHLTFLDYEYFSIVTATTLGYGDYHPIGVGRVIASIEALFGMFMWAVFLTVFARKYMR